In Melanotaenia boesemani isolate fMelBoe1 chromosome 7, fMelBoe1.pri, whole genome shotgun sequence, a single window of DNA contains:
- the LOC121643133 gene encoding long-chain-fatty-acid--CoA ligase 1-like — MLSQDFLHKLKMPHLDDISQFIRTAPTPMLVSMGAVAAAATYYLATRPKALPPIYNLDMQSAEVPGGDLARQSVLLNGDGYLTHIYDDARTMYDFFLRGVRVSKNGPCLGSRKPKQAYEWMSYREVMERAENLGSAFLHKGHSKTGDPHIGIFCQNRPEWTISELACYTYSLVSVPLYDTLGTESIAYIIDKASISTIVCDVADKVSLVLDCVKDTTHSVKTIIVMETPTAGLIERGRQAGIHILSLQEMETLGKSNHQLPVPPRQDDMAVICFTSGTTGHPKGAMLTHGNIVSNCSAFLKLTELCCPLCPSDVHMSYLPLAHMFERVVQGVMLVQGARIGFFQGNIHRLADDLNALKPTVFPVVPRLLNRMYDKIFGQANTSVKRWLLEFAFRRKQAELMKGIVRRDSIWDRLIFRKVQAHLGGRVRLMITGAAPISPTILSFLRVALGCQFYEGYGQTECTAGCTMTVPGDWSAGHVGAPLPCNWVKLVDVAEMNYLAVNGEGEVCVKGANVFQGYLKDPEKTAETIDGDGWVHTGDIGKWLPNGTLKIVDRKKHIFKLAQGEYIAPEKIENIYTRSGAVAQVFVHGDSLQACLVAVVVPDPDFLSGWTERMLGLQGSYQELCDRAEVKAAILEDMLRLGKEGGLKSFEQVKAIHIHTELFSIENGLLTPTMKAKRNEMRQHFRAQIDELYAGIKM; from the exons GGTGGAGATTTGGCCCGTCAGTCAGTTCTGCTGAATGGAGACGGTTACCTGACACACATCTATGATGATGCCAGAACAATGTATGACTTCTTCCTCAGAGGCGTCCGAGTCTCCA AGAACGGCCCCTGTTTGGGCTCCAGGAAACCAAAACAGGCTTACGAGTGGATGTCCTACAGGGAG gtgaTGGAGCGAGCAGAGAATCTGGGTTCTGCATTTCTTCACAAAGGCCACTCCAAGACCGGCGACCCCCACATCGGTATTTTCTGTCAGAACAGACCGGAA tggACCATCAGTGAGCTGGCGTGTTACACTTATTCTCTGGTGTCCGTCCCGCTGTACGACACACTGGGAACCGAATCCATAGCCTACATCATAGACAAAG CTTCCATCTCAACCATAGTGTGTGATGTAGCAGATAAAGTGAGTCTGGTTTTGGACTGTGTTAAGGATACAACGCACTCAGTGAAGACCATCATTGTAATGGAGACCCCCACTGCCGGTCTGATTGAAAGGGGGCGGCAGGCTGGAATCCACATCCTCAGTCTGCAGGAGATGGAG ACTCTGGGGAAGTCCAACCATCAGCTGCCAGTT CCTCCCCGACAGGACGACATGGCGGTCATCTGCTTCACCAGTGGAACGACGG GACATCCTAAAGGAGCCATGTTGACTCATGGGAATATTGTCTCCAACTGCTCAGCCTTCCTCAAGCTGACGGAG CTTTGCTGTCCGCTGTGTCCCAGCGATGTCCACATGTCCTACCTGCCCCTGGCTCATATGTTTGAGAGAGTAGTCCAG GGAGTCATGCTAGTGCAGGGAGCCAGGATCGGCTTTTTCCAGGGGAACATTCATCGGCTGGCAGATGATCTGAACGCGTTAAAACCTACCGTGTTCCCCGTCGTCCCGCGACTCCTCAACAGAATGTACGATAAG ATCTTTGGGCAGGCCAACACCTCTGTGAAGCGCTGGCTGCTGGAGTTTGCTTTCAGGAGGAAGCAGGCGGAGTTAATGAAAGGCATCGTGAGGAGAGACAGCATCTGGGATCGGCTGATCTTCAGGAAGGTCCAG GCCCACCTGGGAGGCCGCGTACGTCtcatgataacaggagcagctCCCATCTCTCCCACCATCCTGTCCTTCCTCAGAGTAGCTTTGGGCTGCCAG TTCTATGAAGGTTACGGACAAACGGAGTGCACCGCCGGCTGCACCATGACCGTGCCCGGAGACTGGAGTGCAG GTCACGTCGGAGCTCCTTTACCCTGCAACTGGGTTAAACTGGTGGATGTGGCGGAGATGAACTACCTGGCCGTAAACGGAGAAGGAGAG gtgtgtgtgaagggTGCAAACGTGTTCCAGGGTTACCTGAAGGATCCGGAGAAGACAGCCGAGACTATTGACGGAGACGGATGGGTTCACACCGGAGACATTGGGAAATGGCTTCCG AATGGCACGCTGAAGATCGTGGACAGGAAGAAGCACATCTTTAAGCTCGCTCAGGGGGAGTACATCGCTCCGGAGAAGATAGAGAACATCTACACCAGGAGCGGTGCGGTGGCGCAGGTCTTTGTGCACGGAGACAGTCTGCAG GCGTGTCTGGTAGCAGTGGTGGTTCCTGACCCGGACTTCCTGTCTGGATGGACTGAGAGGATGCTGGGGCTGCAGGGCAGCTACCAGGAGCTATGTGATAGAGCG GAAGTGAAGGCAGCCATCCTGGAGGACATGCTGCGGCTGGGGAAGGAGGGAGGCCTCAAGTCTTTTGAGCAG GTGAAGGCCATCCACATCCACACCGAGCTGTTCTCCATCGAGAACGGCCTGCTCACCCCCACCATGAAGGCCAAGAGGAACGAAATGCGCCAACACTTCAGAGCCCAGATAGACGAGCTGTACGCCGGCATCAAAATGTAG
- the cenpu gene encoding centromere protein U isoform X3 codes for MDSPNLSGVDKESFLEGLQRHGNPLHSTAIEEDLNVLEEGQINKRLGGREKIPKTARTERKQRGAAMKRKEKEGDEEEETERKRSRKSNKVKAKSSSDVDTPAAQEGSEEEEKRSVRSSGQPAPTGIRRLVGKEPARKSAQLLSATRPVKSRKLKEKKRESPDVSSEAQSEEEGGSGRAQRQRRRVLSSDEEVDEETSWKPGPNKARMPSWGRARKSSSERSKSRKSSEEEVEKASSDKRKRRRPAGRRVTDLEVVLDAFLEFCDQYRDSVESTSIQRSIDSFSNNVEEQLLEKISSCKELKVLKRENQKVGSLIHKKTQRLLDAKHELMRAERQVWLLQKEKAELQQRIADLRQGRAFLHDIRELNRQYLDHRCSNPIEKETYGAPSLPALLLETKLIQTTELQPSGINNQLGKRQKKNWTQK; via the exons ATGGATTCTCCCAACCTGTCTGGTGTGGACaaggagagcttcttggagggCCTGCAGCGGCACG GCAACCCTCTTCATAGTACTGCCATCGAGGAAGATCTGAACGTTTTAGAGGAGGGACAGATTAATAAAAGACTGGGAGGAAGAGAGAAGATTCCTAAAACAGCCCGGACTGAGAGAAAGCAGCGTGGAGCTGCTatgaagaggaaggagaaagagggagatgaagaggaagagacggagaggaagaggagcaggaaaAGCAATAAAGTGAAGGCCAAATCCAG CTCAGACGTGGATACACCTGCAGCACAAGAAGgctcagaggaggaggagaaacggTCGGTGCGGAGCAGCGGTCAGCCTGCCCCGACAGGTATTCGCCGTTTGGTTGGGAAGGAGCCCGCCAGGAAGAGTGCACAGCTGCTGTCTGCAACAAG ACCGGTGAAAAGTCGGAagctgaaggagaagaagagagaaagtcCAGACGTGAGCAGTGAAGCTCAGTCAGAG GAGGAAGGTGGCTCTGGTCGAGCCCAACGGCAGCGCCGGAGAGTCCTGTCCTCTGATGAGGAGGTGGATGAAGAAACCAGCTGG aaACCAGGTCCAAACAAGGCCAGAATGCCAAGCTGGGGCAGAGCTAGAAAGTCCTCATCTGAGCGGTCCAAATCCAGAAAGTCTTCAG AAGAAGAGGTGGAAAAAGCCAGCAGCGATAAGCGGAAGAGGAGGAGGCCTGCCGGTCGGAGAGTAACAGATCTGGAGGTGGTGCTTGATGCTTTCCTGGAGTTCTGTGACCAGTACAG gGATTCTGTGGAGTCCACGTCAATCCAACGGTCTATCGATAGTTTCTCCAACAACGTTGAAGAGCAACTCCTGGAGAAG ATCTCTTCTTGTAAGGAGCTCAAGGTCCTGAAACGAGAGAACCAAAAG GTGGGTTCCCTTAtccacaaaaaaacacagaggcTTCTGGATGCCAAGCATGAGCTGATGAG GGCAGAAAGGCAGGTGTGGCTGCTGCAGAAGGAGAAAGCTGAACTTCAGCAAAGAATAGCTGATCTGAGACAAGGCCGGGCCTTCCTCCATGACATCAGGGAGCTCAACAGACAATATCTGGACCACCGATGCAGCAACCCCATTGAGAAAGAAACg TATGGAGCACCCAGCTTACCAGCTCTGCTGTTGGAGACGAAGCTTATTCAGACGACGGAGCTTCAGCCGAGTGGGATCAATAACCAGCTGGGaaagagacagaagaaaaattggactcagaaataa
- the cenpu gene encoding centromere protein U isoform X6: MDSPNLSGVDKESFLEGLQRHGNPLHSTAIEEDLNVLEEGQINKRLGGREKIPKTARTERKQRGAAMKRKEKEGDEEEETERKRSRKSNKVKAKSSSDVDTPAAQEGSEEEEKRSVRSSGQPAPTGIRRLVGKEPARKSAQLLSATRPVKSRKLKEKKRESPDVSSEAQSEEEGGSGRAQRQRRRVLSSDEEVDEETSWKPGPNKARMPSWGRARKSSSERSKSRKSSEEVEKASSDKRKRRRPAGRRVTDLEVVLDAFLEFCDQYRDSVESTSIQRSIDSFSNNVEEQLLEKISSCKELKVLKRENQKVGSLIHKKTQRLLDAKHELMRAERQVWLLQKEKAELQQRIADLRQGRAFLHDIRELNRQYLDHRCSNPIEKETYGAPSLPALLLETKLIQTTELQPSGINNQLGKRQKKNWTQK, translated from the exons ATGGATTCTCCCAACCTGTCTGGTGTGGACaaggagagcttcttggagggCCTGCAGCGGCACG GCAACCCTCTTCATAGTACTGCCATCGAGGAAGATCTGAACGTTTTAGAGGAGGGACAGATTAATAAAAGACTGGGAGGAAGAGAGAAGATTCCTAAAACAGCCCGGACTGAGAGAAAGCAGCGTGGAGCTGCTatgaagaggaaggagaaagagggagatgaagaggaagagacggagaggaagaggagcaggaaaAGCAATAAAGTGAAGGCCAAATCCAG CTCAGACGTGGATACACCTGCAGCACAAGAAGgctcagaggaggaggagaaacggTCGGTGCGGAGCAGCGGTCAGCCTGCCCCGACAGGTATTCGCCGTTTGGTTGGGAAGGAGCCCGCCAGGAAGAGTGCACAGCTGCTGTCTGCAACAAG ACCGGTGAAAAGTCGGAagctgaaggagaagaagagagaaagtcCAGACGTGAGCAGTGAAGCTCAGTCAGAG GAGGAAGGTGGCTCTGGTCGAGCCCAACGGCAGCGCCGGAGAGTCCTGTCCTCTGATGAGGAGGTGGATGAAGAAACCAGCTGG aaACCAGGTCCAAACAAGGCCAGAATGCCAAGCTGGGGCAGAGCTAGAAAGTCCTCATCTGAGCGGTCCAAATCCAGAAAGTCTTCAG AAGAGGTGGAAAAAGCCAGCAGCGATAAGCGGAAGAGGAGGAGGCCTGCCGGTCGGAGAGTAACAGATCTGGAGGTGGTGCTTGATGCTTTCCTGGAGTTCTGTGACCAGTACAG gGATTCTGTGGAGTCCACGTCAATCCAACGGTCTATCGATAGTTTCTCCAACAACGTTGAAGAGCAACTCCTGGAGAAG ATCTCTTCTTGTAAGGAGCTCAAGGTCCTGAAACGAGAGAACCAAAAG GTGGGTTCCCTTAtccacaaaaaaacacagaggcTTCTGGATGCCAAGCATGAGCTGATGAG GGCAGAAAGGCAGGTGTGGCTGCTGCAGAAGGAGAAAGCTGAACTTCAGCAAAGAATAGCTGATCTGAGACAAGGCCGGGCCTTCCTCCATGACATCAGGGAGCTCAACAGACAATATCTGGACCACCGATGCAGCAACCCCATTGAGAAAGAAACg TATGGAGCACCCAGCTTACCAGCTCTGCTGTTGGAGACGAAGCTTATTCAGACGACGGAGCTTCAGCCGAGTGGGATCAATAACCAGCTGGGaaagagacagaagaaaaattggactcagaaataa
- the cenpu gene encoding vicilin-like seed storage protein At2g18540 isoform X5, translating to MDSPNLSGVDKESFLEGLQRHGSNPLHSTAIEEDLNVLEEGQINKRLGGREKIPKTARTERKQRGAAMKRKEKEGDEEEETERKRSRKSNKVKAKSSSDVDTPAAQEGSEEEEKRSVRSSGQPAPTGIRRLVGKEPARKSAQLLSATRPVKSRKLKEKKRESPDVSSEAQSEEEGGSGRAQRQRRRVLSSDEEVDEETSWKPGPNKARMPSWGRARKSSSERSKSRKSSEEEVEKASSDKRKRRRPAGRRVTDLEVVLDAFLEFCDQYRDSVESTSIQRSIDSFSNNVEEQLLEKISSCKELKVLKRENQKVRRLRPSA from the exons ATGGATTCTCCCAACCTGTCTGGTGTGGACaaggagagcttcttggagggCCTGCAGCGGCACGGTA GCAACCCTCTTCATAGTACTGCCATCGAGGAAGATCTGAACGTTTTAGAGGAGGGACAGATTAATAAAAGACTGGGAGGAAGAGAGAAGATTCCTAAAACAGCCCGGACTGAGAGAAAGCAGCGTGGAGCTGCTatgaagaggaaggagaaagagggagatgaagaggaagagacggagaggaagaggagcaggaaaAGCAATAAAGTGAAGGCCAAATCCAG CTCAGACGTGGATACACCTGCAGCACAAGAAGgctcagaggaggaggagaaacggTCGGTGCGGAGCAGCGGTCAGCCTGCCCCGACAGGTATTCGCCGTTTGGTTGGGAAGGAGCCCGCCAGGAAGAGTGCACAGCTGCTGTCTGCAACAAG ACCGGTGAAAAGTCGGAagctgaaggagaagaagagagaaagtcCAGACGTGAGCAGTGAAGCTCAGTCAGAG GAGGAAGGTGGCTCTGGTCGAGCCCAACGGCAGCGCCGGAGAGTCCTGTCCTCTGATGAGGAGGTGGATGAAGAAACCAGCTGG aaACCAGGTCCAAACAAGGCCAGAATGCCAAGCTGGGGCAGAGCTAGAAAGTCCTCATCTGAGCGGTCCAAATCCAGAAAGTCTTCAG AAGAAGAGGTGGAAAAAGCCAGCAGCGATAAGCGGAAGAGGAGGAGGCCTGCCGGTCGGAGAGTAACAGATCTGGAGGTGGTGCTTGATGCTTTCCTGGAGTTCTGTGACCAGTACAG gGATTCTGTGGAGTCCACGTCAATCCAACGGTCTATCGATAGTTTCTCCAACAACGTTGAAGAGCAACTCCTGGAGAAG ATCTCTTCTTGTAAGGAGCTCAAGGTCCTGAAACGAGAGAACCAAAAG GTGAGACGTCTAAGACCTTCAGCATAG
- the cenpu gene encoding centromere protein U isoform X1, which produces MDSPNLSGVDKESFLEGLQRHGSNPLHSTAIEEDLNVLEEGQINKRLGGREKIPKTARTERKQRGAAMKRKEKEGDEEEETERKRSRKSNKVKAKSSSDVDTPAAQEGSEEEEKRSVRSSGQPAPTGIRRLVGKEPARKSAQLLSATRPVKSRKLKEKKRESPDVSSEAQSEEEGGSGRAQRQRRRVLSSDEEVDEETSWKPGPNKARMPSWGRARKSSSERSKSRKSSEEEVEKASSDKRKRRRPAGRRVTDLEVVLDAFLEFCDQYRDSVESTSIQRSIDSFSNNVEEQLLEKISSCKELKVLKRENQKVGSLIHKKTQRLLDAKHELMRAERQVWLLQKEKAELQQRIADLRQGRAFLHDIRELNRQYLDHRCSNPIEKETYGAPSLPALLLETKLIQTTELQPSGINNQLGKRQKKNWTQK; this is translated from the exons ATGGATTCTCCCAACCTGTCTGGTGTGGACaaggagagcttcttggagggCCTGCAGCGGCACGGTA GCAACCCTCTTCATAGTACTGCCATCGAGGAAGATCTGAACGTTTTAGAGGAGGGACAGATTAATAAAAGACTGGGAGGAAGAGAGAAGATTCCTAAAACAGCCCGGACTGAGAGAAAGCAGCGTGGAGCTGCTatgaagaggaaggagaaagagggagatgaagaggaagagacggagaggaagaggagcaggaaaAGCAATAAAGTGAAGGCCAAATCCAG CTCAGACGTGGATACACCTGCAGCACAAGAAGgctcagaggaggaggagaaacggTCGGTGCGGAGCAGCGGTCAGCCTGCCCCGACAGGTATTCGCCGTTTGGTTGGGAAGGAGCCCGCCAGGAAGAGTGCACAGCTGCTGTCTGCAACAAG ACCGGTGAAAAGTCGGAagctgaaggagaagaagagagaaagtcCAGACGTGAGCAGTGAAGCTCAGTCAGAG GAGGAAGGTGGCTCTGGTCGAGCCCAACGGCAGCGCCGGAGAGTCCTGTCCTCTGATGAGGAGGTGGATGAAGAAACCAGCTGG aaACCAGGTCCAAACAAGGCCAGAATGCCAAGCTGGGGCAGAGCTAGAAAGTCCTCATCTGAGCGGTCCAAATCCAGAAAGTCTTCAG AAGAAGAGGTGGAAAAAGCCAGCAGCGATAAGCGGAAGAGGAGGAGGCCTGCCGGTCGGAGAGTAACAGATCTGGAGGTGGTGCTTGATGCTTTCCTGGAGTTCTGTGACCAGTACAG gGATTCTGTGGAGTCCACGTCAATCCAACGGTCTATCGATAGTTTCTCCAACAACGTTGAAGAGCAACTCCTGGAGAAG ATCTCTTCTTGTAAGGAGCTCAAGGTCCTGAAACGAGAGAACCAAAAG GTGGGTTCCCTTAtccacaaaaaaacacagaggcTTCTGGATGCCAAGCATGAGCTGATGAG GGCAGAAAGGCAGGTGTGGCTGCTGCAGAAGGAGAAAGCTGAACTTCAGCAAAGAATAGCTGATCTGAGACAAGGCCGGGCCTTCCTCCATGACATCAGGGAGCTCAACAGACAATATCTGGACCACCGATGCAGCAACCCCATTGAGAAAGAAACg TATGGAGCACCCAGCTTACCAGCTCTGCTGTTGGAGACGAAGCTTATTCAGACGACGGAGCTTCAGCCGAGTGGGATCAATAACCAGCTGGGaaagagacagaagaaaaattggactcagaaataa
- the cenpu gene encoding centromere protein U isoform X2: protein MDSPNLSGVDKESFLEGLQRHGSNPLHSTAIEEDLNVLEEGQINKRLGGREKIPKTARTERKQRGAAMKRKEKEGDEEEETERKRSRKSNKVKAKSSSDVDTPAAQEGSEEEEKRSVRSSGQPAPTGIRRLVGKEPARKSAQLLSATRPVKSRKLKEKKRESPDVSSEAQSEEEGGSGRAQRQRRRVLSSDEEVDEETSWKPGPNKARMPSWGRARKSSSERSKSRKSSEEVEKASSDKRKRRRPAGRRVTDLEVVLDAFLEFCDQYRDSVESTSIQRSIDSFSNNVEEQLLEKISSCKELKVLKRENQKVGSLIHKKTQRLLDAKHELMRAERQVWLLQKEKAELQQRIADLRQGRAFLHDIRELNRQYLDHRCSNPIEKETYGAPSLPALLLETKLIQTTELQPSGINNQLGKRQKKNWTQK, encoded by the exons ATGGATTCTCCCAACCTGTCTGGTGTGGACaaggagagcttcttggagggCCTGCAGCGGCACGGTA GCAACCCTCTTCATAGTACTGCCATCGAGGAAGATCTGAACGTTTTAGAGGAGGGACAGATTAATAAAAGACTGGGAGGAAGAGAGAAGATTCCTAAAACAGCCCGGACTGAGAGAAAGCAGCGTGGAGCTGCTatgaagaggaaggagaaagagggagatgaagaggaagagacggagaggaagaggagcaggaaaAGCAATAAAGTGAAGGCCAAATCCAG CTCAGACGTGGATACACCTGCAGCACAAGAAGgctcagaggaggaggagaaacggTCGGTGCGGAGCAGCGGTCAGCCTGCCCCGACAGGTATTCGCCGTTTGGTTGGGAAGGAGCCCGCCAGGAAGAGTGCACAGCTGCTGTCTGCAACAAG ACCGGTGAAAAGTCGGAagctgaaggagaagaagagagaaagtcCAGACGTGAGCAGTGAAGCTCAGTCAGAG GAGGAAGGTGGCTCTGGTCGAGCCCAACGGCAGCGCCGGAGAGTCCTGTCCTCTGATGAGGAGGTGGATGAAGAAACCAGCTGG aaACCAGGTCCAAACAAGGCCAGAATGCCAAGCTGGGGCAGAGCTAGAAAGTCCTCATCTGAGCGGTCCAAATCCAGAAAGTCTTCAG AAGAGGTGGAAAAAGCCAGCAGCGATAAGCGGAAGAGGAGGAGGCCTGCCGGTCGGAGAGTAACAGATCTGGAGGTGGTGCTTGATGCTTTCCTGGAGTTCTGTGACCAGTACAG gGATTCTGTGGAGTCCACGTCAATCCAACGGTCTATCGATAGTTTCTCCAACAACGTTGAAGAGCAACTCCTGGAGAAG ATCTCTTCTTGTAAGGAGCTCAAGGTCCTGAAACGAGAGAACCAAAAG GTGGGTTCCCTTAtccacaaaaaaacacagaggcTTCTGGATGCCAAGCATGAGCTGATGAG GGCAGAAAGGCAGGTGTGGCTGCTGCAGAAGGAGAAAGCTGAACTTCAGCAAAGAATAGCTGATCTGAGACAAGGCCGGGCCTTCCTCCATGACATCAGGGAGCTCAACAGACAATATCTGGACCACCGATGCAGCAACCCCATTGAGAAAGAAACg TATGGAGCACCCAGCTTACCAGCTCTGCTGTTGGAGACGAAGCTTATTCAGACGACGGAGCTTCAGCCGAGTGGGATCAATAACCAGCTGGGaaagagacagaagaaaaattggactcagaaataa
- the cenpu gene encoding centromere protein U isoform X4, whose product MDSPNLSGVDKESFLEGLQRHGSNPLHSTAIEEDLNVLEEGQINKRLGGREKIPKTARTERKQRGAAMKRKEKEGDEEEETERKRSRKSNKVKAKSSSDVDTPAAQEGSEEEEKRSVRSSGQPAPTGIRRLVGKEPARKSAQLLSATRPVKSRKLKEKKRESPDVSSEAQSEEEGGSGRAQRQRRRVLSSDEEVDEETSWKPGPNKARMPSWGRARKSSSERSKSRKSSEVEKASSDKRKRRRPAGRRVTDLEVVLDAFLEFCDQYRDSVESTSIQRSIDSFSNNVEEQLLEKISSCKELKVLKRENQKVGSLIHKKTQRLLDAKHELMRAERQVWLLQKEKAELQQRIADLRQGRAFLHDIRELNRQYLDHRCSNPIEKETYGAPSLPALLLETKLIQTTELQPSGINNQLGKRQKKNWTQK is encoded by the exons ATGGATTCTCCCAACCTGTCTGGTGTGGACaaggagagcttcttggagggCCTGCAGCGGCACGGTA GCAACCCTCTTCATAGTACTGCCATCGAGGAAGATCTGAACGTTTTAGAGGAGGGACAGATTAATAAAAGACTGGGAGGAAGAGAGAAGATTCCTAAAACAGCCCGGACTGAGAGAAAGCAGCGTGGAGCTGCTatgaagaggaaggagaaagagggagatgaagaggaagagacggagaggaagaggagcaggaaaAGCAATAAAGTGAAGGCCAAATCCAG CTCAGACGTGGATACACCTGCAGCACAAGAAGgctcagaggaggaggagaaacggTCGGTGCGGAGCAGCGGTCAGCCTGCCCCGACAGGTATTCGCCGTTTGGTTGGGAAGGAGCCCGCCAGGAAGAGTGCACAGCTGCTGTCTGCAACAAG ACCGGTGAAAAGTCGGAagctgaaggagaagaagagagaaagtcCAGACGTGAGCAGTGAAGCTCAGTCAGAG GAGGAAGGTGGCTCTGGTCGAGCCCAACGGCAGCGCCGGAGAGTCCTGTCCTCTGATGAGGAGGTGGATGAAGAAACCAGCTGG aaACCAGGTCCAAACAAGGCCAGAATGCCAAGCTGGGGCAGAGCTAGAAAGTCCTCATCTGAGCGGTCCAAATCCAGAAAGTCTTCAG AGGTGGAAAAAGCCAGCAGCGATAAGCGGAAGAGGAGGAGGCCTGCCGGTCGGAGAGTAACAGATCTGGAGGTGGTGCTTGATGCTTTCCTGGAGTTCTGTGACCAGTACAG gGATTCTGTGGAGTCCACGTCAATCCAACGGTCTATCGATAGTTTCTCCAACAACGTTGAAGAGCAACTCCTGGAGAAG ATCTCTTCTTGTAAGGAGCTCAAGGTCCTGAAACGAGAGAACCAAAAG GTGGGTTCCCTTAtccacaaaaaaacacagaggcTTCTGGATGCCAAGCATGAGCTGATGAG GGCAGAAAGGCAGGTGTGGCTGCTGCAGAAGGAGAAAGCTGAACTTCAGCAAAGAATAGCTGATCTGAGACAAGGCCGGGCCTTCCTCCATGACATCAGGGAGCTCAACAGACAATATCTGGACCACCGATGCAGCAACCCCATTGAGAAAGAAACg TATGGAGCACCCAGCTTACCAGCTCTGCTGTTGGAGACGAAGCTTATTCAGACGACGGAGCTTCAGCCGAGTGGGATCAATAACCAGCTGGGaaagagacagaagaaaaattggactcagaaataa